The genomic stretch CTCCAGTGGTGCGTGATCCCGCTCATGTTCTTTAACATCAACATTTGGCATAGAAGGTGTCCGTAGGTATTAAGGAAAAGGTTGCCATTCGATTGATTACCTATCTTTGGCGAAAAACCTCCAGTTGTCTACCGTAATTTTTGAAGCCTCAATCCGTAAGTTTTCTGCTGATTGTTGATTGCGGCGTATAATGGACTGCCATGCGAAGTCGTGGTCTTTTTTGCGTTCCCGATAGAGTTGGTCTATTTTTTCTTCGAGTGAACGAGCTCTGGACTCTGCGTGAATGAGGCGTGTTGTTGTGTTTGGGAGGTGATTGGTATAGCCGATATTGCTAGTGAGCTTCTCCCGGTTTAATTTTATTGGTATTTGAGTCGGTATTAATTTAAGTGTTCTACAGTGGTTTTTCCGCTGTGGTTGCATAGTGAATACATATTCCTCTTCGAGTTAAACGTTAAAGAAATAGGCGGTATACCAAGAAAGTGATTGATGACTAGCACCCGTTAGATATCGCCTTATATTGTCACTTTTCTAGGATTAGTGGGGTTGTTACTAAAAATTCTACACCCTATTATTTAGGTTGTTCATTTTTTCATAAGTTCCTTATTGCATTTAATTCTGATTGGGAGGGTTAATAATCAATTCAGTAGTAGAAAATATTCTTTAAGTTTATACAGGCTGTATTGGTGAATCCGGCGATAAAATAGAGTGTAAAGTTGATAGTTTTTCGATGGTGTATTTGATTTTTAGAGAGTAATCGGGGCGTGTTTTTGTGATCATGAATTTAAATTGGATGCCTATTGTATCGCTAGTGGTGGTCTTACACAACGGCATACTATAGGGGCAGGGTAAATACAGCACCTGTAAATTTTAATTGCCGGTGAGCGGCAGAGGTAGGTGGTGATGGCCTGACTATTCTATAGCTCCATCGACAGGCAAATAAATAAAAGGCTCTGCCGCCAGCAGAGCCTCATAAATATTTATTTATTGCGCTTTACTCCAATTAGTCCGACTAATGCTGAGCCAAATAACCAGGCCGCAGCAGGTATTGGTACAGCACTCGGCGCAATAGTAAAGCTATAAACATTATTTATTCCTGAGGAAAAATCTTCCCAAACTATTACTGTATTACCAAATTCATCAGTAGAAACGGTGATATCTTCAACCTTTGAACCATTTAAAAATGTAGAGCATGAATCGAGTGCGTTGGTAATTTGGCACTGAATATTTGAGGTGTACAATTTGCTTTCTTCTAAATCAATAGCCCAGTCAGCACTATATTCCATCGCCGCCGGAGAGTTGTCCTCTACCAGAGTAACTTCTCCGGAAATTATAGTTTCCCCGGTCAATACTCCTTCAGCCAGAGTGAATTCAATAGGTGTATCAGTGAAAATATTCGAAAATTTTGCACCAATCAGAGCAAAGCTGTTCCCATCCTGAACGGGGGGCATAACGACTGGAGGCTCGGGTTCAGGTTCGGGTTCAGGATCCGGTTGTGGTAGCTCTGTTCCTGAAAAGCCAAAAGTATGAACATTATTTATTGGATTTAGTTCATCATAGGTCGCTGAAAAACTATCACTGCTATTAAAATTTATATCAACACTTGTGGAAAAGCTGTTTATACCTGCGCCAAAAAGACCGGTGCATCCATTAAGTGCTGCACTGGCAAGTTGCGTGCAGGTACTATTCAATGTTTCTATTTGTCCTGTTGCCAGGTTGATAGTCCAGTCAGATGAATAATCAACACCTGCAGGAAAGCCGATACTGTCAGAGACTAGATTTACTTGACCGCTGTAGCTATTAAAACCATCAAAAACAAGTGCACCTGATGCATAAAAAGGCTCGCCACCACTACCCCCGAAGATATTTGTCAGGCTCCAGGTGTTTAGATAAATGGTGTCATTAGGAGGGGGTTCGCTGCTGGATTCATCGTGCCCGCTGGCTAATGCGTTAGAGGCTAGCGATGAAAAAATTACGAATGTTGTTAAAATTCTTATAAGAGGTAGCATTGCTAAATCCTTTTTAACTATTTTTATTGTTGTTTTGTATTGTCTACATAGTTTATTTATTAGTCAATACAGTTGAGGCGTTATCCTAAAAATTTTCACTGTTTTTTATTGTCTGCCCCACGGGAATTTTTTGTTTACATGTAAGGTAGTTTGGGCGTTTTTCGGCGGGCGTGACATAAGATAAAAGCGGCTGTCTATCATAATTGAAGTGTTGGGTATATCTTTTCGAGAGGCGAGTTAGAACACTTCAAGCTTGTGTTAAAAAATGCAGGATTATTTATAATAACATCGTTTCTGAGTGCGATTATTCTAGTAATAGAATATTTAGATAAATAAAATTTCCCGATAAAAATTAATACAGTAAAAATGGCATCCACTAGCTGATAAAAGCTGATCACTAGTGTATATAAATTTTTTATGCTTAACTTCATTGCAGTCGATTCAGATTGGGTGCCAGTTAGCCTATCCCGTTATAAATATTCTGCAGCCTGCGCTGCGGTAGTCGCTGTGGTAATAACGCCCCTTATATCTTATTTGAGCTTAGTTGATTGTACCCTTAGCTACAGTCGTGGTAGCAGCTAGTAGTGCTAAGTTGGTGCATATAGCTTTTTCTTGTCTAATTGATAATAAAAGGTGTGTATCCCCATATTTTTGACTAACCTTTTACTTAAGAAGCCTAATATAGGGGGATATCAATTGATGCATCATAGAATTCTTCTAAGCAATTACCTTTTACAGGTTTTTCGGCTGTTCATGCTGCTAGTTGGTTTTATTGGTGTTACTACCGCTGCGACCGATGAGTCCTTGGATATATACAGCTTGTCCCTGGAGGAGTTGAAAAAAATTAAAATTGCTGGCTCTGCAGTGCGCAAGCTCAGATTTGATCTCAGTCCCGCTACAGCTAACTCACTACAATTGGATGGGGCCAGTACCTCTGGGTCAATAGAAATACTCGATAGCAATACGATGGAAGCGCGCGGGTTAAAAACAGTCGTAGAAACGCTTGAGAATATGACTGGGGTGCTGTCCGGAGAGTCACCTTCTGAGCCGTATAGTTTCAGTATGCGTGGTTTCACTCGCTACTCGGTAAATGTGCTTTATGATGGTATTTCGATGGGCTTATCTATTCTGAATATGCGTCCCCAAAGTACATCTATGCTTGATCGGGTAGAAATTGTTAAAGGGCCTTCAGTGTTAGCTCATGGTCAAGGCGCAGCCGCTGGTACGGTAAATCTGATAGGTAAACAACCGAGTTTAAGCCAGCAGCACCATATTAATGAAGGGCTGATCTCTTATGGCACGCATGATACCTATTCTGTCAGTGCCGGTTTTACTGGCCCAATAAGTAACCTGGCGGCCTACCGTATTGATATAAATCAGAAAGCTTCCGATGGTTGGGTGGATGATACAGATTCTAAATCAACCAACGCCTACGTTAAGCTACTCTGGCGTCTGAAGCCTGAAGTTGATTTATCGTTTACGCTAAATTACCTTGACGATAATCTGCCAGCTTACTGGGGTACGCCGCTCATTCCAGCAGTAGATGTCAATAACCGTTTGGGCGGGGTGATTAAAACTGACGACAATAAAACATTAGAATCAGCTACTCGTTATAACAACTATAATGTTCATGATCATGTGATTGCCTCTAGTAGTTTATGGACCAGAGCCGACCTTACCTGGCGATTGTCAGATAGTGTTGAAGTAAATGGTACGTTGTATCACTTTAAAGCTGATCGCAACTGGAGGAATGCCGAGAGTTACATATACGATTCAGGTAGCGGGTTGATTGATCGGGATCGATTTCTGATTACACATGATCGTGATATCTGGGGTTTTCGCTCGGGATTGCTATTGCAAAATCAATTGCTGGGTTTGCCAAATCGGTTCTCCGTATTATTGGAGCATACCGATACTGATTTTGATCGAGAAGTTGGCTTTGATCTGGATACATTTTTTGTAGATCAAGTAGATTTTTTAAATCCTCTGCCCGGCACTTTCGGGAATGTCGATATTCGTAATGAATCTTTTGATACCCAAATTAGTGCGTTGGTTTTTGAAAACCGTACAGATCTCACTGAGCGTCTGCATTTGGATTTAGGTGCACGTTTGGAGCGTAATGCGATAGATAAAAAGCGTTATAATTTCTCCGGTACATTATCTGCGCGTCAATCGCTTGAAAAGGTCTTTCATCAACAAAGTTATAGGTTAGGGATGGTCTACGACTTTGCTGATCAGATATCCGGCTACGTACAATTTAGCGCTCAGCATGATCCTGTTGAGGCTGATTTAACCTTCGTATACGAAGCTTCAAACTTCAAACCATCGGATGTTACACAAAGCGAAATTGGTATTAAAGCTACGCT from Oceanicoccus sp. KOV_DT_Chl encodes the following:
- a CDS encoding VPLPA-CTERM sorting domain-containing protein, encoding MLPLIRILTTFVIFSSLASNALASGHDESSSEPPPNDTIYLNTWSLTNIFGGSGGEPFYASGALVFDGFNSYSGQVNLVSDSIGFPAGVDYSSDWTINLATGQIETLNSTCTQLASAALNGCTGLFGAGINSFSTSVDINFNSSDSFSATYDELNPINNVHTFGFSGTELPQPDPEPEPEPEPPVVMPPVQDGNSFALIGAKFSNIFTDTPIEFTLAEGVLTGETIISGEVTLVEDNSPAAMEYSADWAIDLEESKLYTSNIQCQITNALDSCSTFLNGSKVEDITVSTDEFGNTVIVWEDFSSGINNVYSFTIAPSAVPIPAAAWLFGSALVGLIGVKRNK
- a CDS encoding TonB-dependent siderophore receptor, translated to MLLVGFIGVTTAATDESLDIYSLSLEELKKIKIAGSAVRKLRFDLSPATANSLQLDGASTSGSIEILDSNTMEARGLKTVVETLENMTGVLSGESPSEPYSFSMRGFTRYSVNVLYDGISMGLSILNMRPQSTSMLDRVEIVKGPSVLAHGQGAAAGTVNLIGKQPSLSQQHHINEGLISYGTHDTYSVSAGFTGPISNLAAYRIDINQKASDGWVDDTDSKSTNAYVKLLWRLKPEVDLSFTLNYLDDNLPAYWGTPLIPAVDVNNRLGGVIKTDDNKTLESATRYNNYNVHDHVIASSSLWTRADLTWRLSDSVEVNGTLYHFKADRNWRNAESYIYDSGSGLIDRDRFLITHDRDIWGFRSGLLLQNQLLGLPNRFSVLLEHTDTDFDREVGFDLDTFFVDQVDFLNPLPGTFGNVDIRNESFDTQISALVFENRTDLTERLHLDLGARLERNAIDKKRYNFSGTLSARQSLEKVFHQQSYRLGMVYDFADQISGYVQFSAQHDPVEADLTFVYEASNFKPSDVTQSEIGIKATLDNERVELSLALFDIEKEALSQQNGQQIQKNIQKSTGSEFAIRASLTERIKIGGSIAHIDARYGYYFDAETGVLASNNTPVNVPETMANLWLSVDKIAGLSLEAGGGIHYVSSRYANLTNTATLQGYTLFNLFTAYTLENYRFALHARNLTDEIYAQWSDVNYSDQVLLGAPRTVEFSVQARF